The following proteins are encoded in a genomic region of Maribacter hydrothermalis:
- a CDS encoding SDR family NAD(P)-dependent oxidoreductase, with translation MQLEGKYVLITGGTRGIGKCMIQELVKGGVSKIAVIARDKQNLKQLAQEFEGVKFIKIAGDVANIEVLRDAVALIEDKWGHLDILINNAGIVSAGPLEDIQDEDLYDQVAINLTAVLLLTKYCIPLLKASKEAAILNISSGLGLIGKPFYAVYGSTKAGIRQFSDSMRRELAPFNISVTCAFPTATDTDMMQKFKGREMDSPEFVAERSIAGLLNKESQVIFGGEERLNENAMNFNAPDELDKIIAESYEERKTASIDHKAV, from the coding sequence ATGCAACTAGAAGGAAAATATGTGCTCATAACAGGAGGCACTCGTGGCATTGGAAAATGTATGATACAAGAACTTGTAAAAGGCGGTGTTAGCAAAATTGCAGTCATTGCACGTGACAAGCAAAATCTAAAACAATTGGCTCAAGAATTTGAAGGCGTAAAATTTATAAAAATTGCCGGGGATGTTGCCAATATTGAAGTTTTACGAGATGCAGTAGCTCTTATTGAAGATAAATGGGGCCATTTAGATATTCTAATTAATAATGCAGGAATTGTTTCTGCAGGTCCGTTAGAAGATATTCAAGATGAGGATTTATATGATCAGGTAGCAATTAATCTTACCGCTGTACTTTTGCTAACTAAATATTGCATACCTCTTTTAAAGGCTTCTAAAGAGGCGGCTATTTTAAATATATCTTCTGGTTTGGGTTTAATAGGAAAGCCATTTTATGCCGTCTATGGAAGCACAAAAGCGGGCATTAGGCAATTTTCTGATTCTATGCGAAGAGAATTAGCGCCTTTTAATATTTCTGTAACCTGTGCTTTTCCTACCGCTACAGATACTGATATGATGCAAAAATTTAAAGGACGCGAAATGGATTCGCCAGAGTTTGTTGCAGAACGATCTATAGCTGGATTATTAAATAAAGAAAGCCAAGTTATTTTTGGAGGTGAAGAACGACTGAATGAAAATGCTATGAATTTTAATGCCCCTGATGAGCTCGATAAAATTATAGCAGAAAGTTATGAAGAACGTAAAACGGCCAGTATAGATCATAAAGCCGTGTGA
- a CDS encoding DUF6503 family protein, producing MRLHYKVSLLVIVTFFISCKETPKPDNDVSKEIAPETDVISIPDSWVTSRVAKAKERLNATEAGKIIWNAMEAHGGLAKWYANGPISFRFNYQPLDDKTTRDSYQTVDTWSNRAVHTSATDSTDKFGWTGEKAWVKANDSTAFAYDTKFWALTPLWFVGHPFILNGEGVNLELLDSEIYKEKEYHVVKVTFDAETGDAPDDYYILYVNKETNKLAVMRYIVSYPEYFKDGEHAPEKFTEFIGEQVVDGITMPGGFKTYWTVKENQPGEYITKIDFTNVAFKTDLPKDFFDAPANAKILN from the coding sequence ATGAGATTACATTACAAAGTATCACTTTTAGTAATAGTAACATTTTTTATTTCCTGTAAAGAAACTCCTAAGCCAGATAATGACGTTTCGAAAGAAATAGCACCCGAAACCGACGTTATTTCCATCCCAGATTCGTGGGTAACTTCTAGGGTTGCAAAAGCAAAAGAAAGATTAAACGCTACGGAAGCAGGAAAAATAATATGGAATGCTATGGAAGCACATGGTGGGTTGGCAAAGTGGTATGCAAACGGACCTATTTCTTTTCGTTTTAATTACCAGCCTTTAGATGACAAAACGACAAGAGATAGTTACCAAACAGTTGATACGTGGAGCAATAGAGCAGTACATACTAGTGCTACGGATAGCACCGATAAATTTGGTTGGACAGGCGAAAAAGCTTGGGTAAAAGCGAACGACAGTACTGCTTTTGCCTATGATACAAAGTTCTGGGCGCTAACGCCATTGTGGTTTGTTGGTCATCCCTTTATTTTAAATGGGGAAGGTGTAAACTTAGAATTGTTAGATTCAGAAATATATAAAGAGAAAGAGTACCATGTAGTAAAAGTAACTTTTGATGCTGAAACAGGTGATGCCCCGGATGACTACTATATTCTTTACGTAAATAAGGAAACTAATAAATTAGCGGTTATGAGATACATTGTTTCGTACCCGGAGTATTTTAAAGATGGTGAGCATGCTCCAGAAAAATTTACTGAATTTATAGGTGAACAAGTGGTGGACGGTATAACTATGCCAGGAGGATTTAAAACGTATTGGACGGTTAAAGAAAATCAACCTGGTGAATACATAACTAAAATTGATTTCACCAATGTGGCTTTTAAGACAGATTTACCGAAAGACTTTTTCGATGCTCCGGCCAATGCTAAGATTTTAAATTAA
- the ppgK gene encoding polyphosphate--glucose phosphotransferase, whose protein sequence is MTLLGIDVGGSGIKGALVDSETGEMLTERFRIPTPIPRTPEAMTDVIAEIVAHFDYKGKVGCGFPTIIKNGVCKATGNLDKSWLGVNVEEILEKKTGLDFTVINDADAAGYATMNYGIGKGEKGFVVMITIGTGLGSGAFLDGRLIPNFELGQIPYKKYSKIEKWAAGSAKDREGLSYKKWGKRFNTFLEYVELIVSPDLIVLGGGASKDFDSFKSQIKIDTKVIAAELQNHAGIIGAAVASQYKVKK, encoded by the coding sequence ATGACTTTACTAGGTATTGATGTAGGTGGCTCTGGAATAAAAGGAGCTTTAGTTGATTCAGAAACAGGTGAAATGCTCACTGAACGTTTTAGAATTCCGACACCTATACCCAGAACACCTGAAGCAATGACCGATGTAATCGCTGAAATTGTTGCGCATTTTGATTACAAAGGAAAAGTTGGCTGTGGATTCCCTACCATTATTAAAAACGGAGTTTGTAAAGCAACAGGAAATCTCGATAAAAGTTGGCTTGGCGTTAATGTTGAAGAAATTTTAGAAAAGAAAACCGGACTAGATTTTACGGTAATCAACGATGCAGATGCAGCAGGCTATGCTACTATGAACTATGGCATAGGAAAAGGTGAAAAAGGATTTGTTGTTATGATCACCATAGGCACCGGCTTAGGTAGTGGTGCTTTTTTAGATGGCAGACTAATTCCTAATTTTGAATTAGGGCAAATTCCTTATAAAAAATACTCTAAAATTGAAAAATGGGCTGCAGGTTCAGCAAAAGACCGTGAAGGACTTTCATATAAAAAATGGGGAAAACGTTTTAATACCTTTTTAGAATATGTTGAATTGATCGTATCTCCGGACTTAATTGTTTTAGGGGGCGGAGCATCAAAAGATTTTGATTCGTTTAAATCACAGATAAAAATTGACACTAAAGTAATTGCTGCAGAATTACAAAACCATGCCGGTATTATTGGTGCCGCAGTAGCCTCTCAATACAAAGTCAAAAAGTAA
- a CDS encoding PEP/pyruvate-binding domain-containing protein, with protein sequence MQTFFKPVDVQALLNKSKLVKGTTLGDKVQTFVQGLSSNEKPAYLVNETAQLLLDIREGLLEEKRPLARLQLLDISLKLEELLFQNAPNWEPTTVSEQLEKICALTTASVGAGYLELWEWEQVSGTLSKFGQEQLSLAELTQVLETARAAVEWSAAMVKANYQEVVDVYTTFEPKSYAFIDDRIRGSMALHLGKSVGELGDFIAKESALTNMVMDIPNQSTFRGLNPGYAFGELVVVDGSSEDIEVSSDKIYIFQRSPSDLKPVAGIATVAEGNMVSHVQLLARNLGIPNAALSDANLQSLKKYDGDRVFYAVSNKGNVIIKPEAKMTEQERELFVKKERNTDKIEVPVEKIQLGNTDVLNMRNVDASDSGALCGPKAANLGQLKKMFPEQVVEGLVIPFGIFRDHMDQQMPGENSSYWEYLNAMFTEAERMRNADVPEPEVENYQLRQLETLREAIKKMPLKADFMNQLEAKFKSVLGSDLGAIPVFLRSDTNMEDLKDFTGAGLNLTLFNVLDKEKILNGVKEVWASPYTERSFKWRQKYLLNPENVFPSILVIPSVDVDYSGVLITKGINSGNDQDLTIAFSRGAGGAVDGQSAETYTIYDTGGYRLLAPAREPKYNSLPATGGTGKKVATFQKRVVNENNLNEIKQLAKTIRETLPKETNSDYEGAYDVELGFKEDKPWLFQIRPFVENKKALSSGYLESITPKINTQKEISLSTKL encoded by the coding sequence ATGCAGACTTTTTTTAAGCCGGTAGATGTTCAGGCATTATTGAATAAATCTAAATTGGTAAAAGGGACAACTTTAGGGGATAAAGTACAAACATTTGTTCAGGGATTATCAAGCAATGAAAAACCGGCTTATTTGGTAAATGAAACAGCACAATTACTTTTAGATATAAGAGAAGGATTACTAGAAGAAAAACGACCATTGGCACGTTTACAATTATTGGATATTTCATTAAAGTTAGAAGAACTTTTATTTCAAAATGCACCAAATTGGGAACCTACTACTGTTAGCGAACAATTAGAGAAAATATGTGCCTTGACCACGGCCTCGGTAGGTGCAGGATATTTAGAATTATGGGAATGGGAACAAGTTTCTGGGACCTTAAGCAAGTTTGGTCAAGAGCAATTAAGTTTGGCAGAGTTGACTCAAGTGTTAGAAACAGCAAGAGCCGCAGTAGAGTGGAGTGCTGCCATGGTTAAAGCAAATTATCAGGAAGTGGTAGATGTATACACCACTTTTGAACCAAAATCATATGCCTTTATAGATGATAGAATAAGAGGTTCCATGGCTTTGCACTTAGGAAAAAGTGTTGGTGAATTAGGCGATTTTATCGCCAAAGAATCTGCACTAACAAATATGGTGATGGATATACCTAACCAAAGTACGTTTAGAGGGCTAAATCCTGGGTATGCTTTTGGTGAACTGGTTGTCGTAGATGGGTCATCGGAAGATATAGAAGTGTCTTCGGATAAAATTTATATTTTTCAACGTTCTCCGTCAGATCTAAAACCTGTTGCCGGTATTGCCACTGTGGCCGAGGGTAATATGGTTTCTCACGTGCAATTACTAGCACGTAATTTAGGAATACCAAATGCAGCCTTATCCGATGCTAATCTTCAAAGTTTAAAAAAGTATGATGGCGACCGTGTGTTCTATGCGGTTTCTAATAAGGGTAACGTCATAATTAAGCCCGAAGCAAAAATGACCGAGCAAGAACGAGAGCTTTTTGTGAAGAAGGAAAGAAACACCGATAAAATTGAAGTACCTGTTGAAAAAATTCAATTGGGAAATACCGATGTGCTGAATATGCGAAATGTAGATGCCAGTGATTCAGGCGCTTTATGCGGACCAAAGGCAGCTAATCTTGGCCAATTGAAAAAAATGTTCCCTGAGCAAGTGGTTGAAGGATTGGTAATTCCGTTCGGGATTTTTAGAGATCACATGGATCAGCAAATGCCAGGCGAGAATAGCTCGTATTGGGAATATTTAAATGCTATGTTTACAGAAGCCGAGCGTATGCGAAATGCAGATGTGCCGGAGCCAGAAGTTGAGAATTATCAATTACGTCAATTAGAGACTTTAAGAGAAGCTATTAAAAAAATGCCGTTGAAGGCTGATTTTATGAATCAGTTAGAAGCTAAGTTCAAATCGGTCCTGGGTTCGGACCTAGGTGCAATACCTGTATTTTTACGTAGCGATACCAACATGGAGGATTTAAAGGATTTTACCGGGGCAGGTCTTAACCTTACCTTGTTTAATGTTTTGGATAAGGAGAAGATTTTAAATGGCGTAAAAGAAGTTTGGGCATCGCCATATACGGAGCGTAGTTTTAAATGGCGCCAGAAGTATTTATTGAATCCAGAAAATGTATTTCCGTCTATTTTGGTGATCCCAAGTGTAGATGTAGATTACTCCGGAGTTTTAATTACAAAGGGAATCAACTCTGGTAATGACCAAGATTTAACGATTGCTTTCAGTAGAGGTGCCGGTGGTGCGGTTGATGGGCAATCGGCAGAAACCTATACTATTTATGATACAGGTGGATATAGATTATTAGCTCCAGCTCGTGAACCTAAGTATAATTCGTTACCTGCTACAGGCGGTACTGGCAAGAAGGTTGCTACATTTCAAAAAAGAGTGGTGAACGAGAATAATTTAAATGAAATAAAGCAATTGGCAAAAACCATTCGAGAAACATTACCAAAAGAAACAAATTCCGATTACGAAGGTGCTTATGATGTAGAGCTTGGTTTTAAAGAAGATAAACCATGGTTGTTTCAAATTCGCCCTTTTGTTGAGAATAAAAAGGCATTAAGTTCAGGATATTTAGAGTCTATTACCCCGAAAATTAATACACAGAAAGAGATTTCATTAAGTACAAAATTATAA
- a CDS encoding serine hydrolase: MKKIIVLLIVVLIASAFTTYTYYPIDGYERTGIKRLKRLELIKSGEIKNVPALPAGALKSYNEIQLNLLSRKNDSAMGLMQVNEAFQKEISALFRGLDKSYSLTVLDISDPENVRYAERNETSGYQPGSVGKLAVLVGLFTQLEKIYPDSFEKRTELLKNKSVKAGVWGLTDEHTIPIYNIEKNTLVKRQVIASDVFTLYEWADHMLSVSNNGAASIVWRETLLMAAFGEKYPELTQEEADTYFKETPKKELTDLSNDVVNLPLRDLGITSDEWRLGSFFTRGANTYVGDKGGSIGSPQGLMKFLVQLEQGNVVDEASSLEMKRLMYMTDRRIRYAQSPALKEAAVYFKSGSLYKCDRSKDEECGKYMGNVTNFMNSVIIVEHPDNCRYMVVLMTNVLRKNSASDHMYLAGNIDKIIRKG; the protein is encoded by the coding sequence ATGAAGAAAATTATAGTATTACTAATTGTTGTTTTAATTGCATCAGCATTTACCACATATACCTACTACCCAATTGACGGTTACGAACGTACAGGTATAAAACGATTAAAACGTTTAGAATTAATTAAAAGTGGGGAAATTAAAAATGTCCCGGCGTTACCTGCAGGTGCTTTAAAGTCTTATAACGAAATTCAATTAAACTTACTATCAAGAAAGAATGATAGTGCCATGGGTTTAATGCAGGTTAACGAGGCTTTTCAGAAAGAAATCAGTGCACTGTTCCGAGGTTTGGATAAAAGTTATTCATTGACCGTTTTAGATATCTCCGACCCAGAAAATGTACGTTACGCAGAACGAAATGAAACATCGGGCTATCAACCCGGTAGTGTAGGTAAATTGGCTGTTTTAGTCGGATTGTTTACCCAGTTAGAAAAAATTTATCCGGATTCATTCGAAAAAAGAACGGAGCTGTTAAAGAACAAATCGGTAAAAGCAGGCGTGTGGGGCTTAACTGATGAGCACACCATTCCTATCTATAATATCGAAAAAAACACCTTGGTAAAACGACAGGTGATTGCTAGTGATGTATTTACTTTATATGAATGGGCAGACCATATGCTTTCTGTCAGTAACAATGGCGCAGCAAGTATTGTGTGGAGAGAAACACTCTTAATGGCGGCATTTGGAGAGAAATATCCAGAGTTGACCCAAGAAGAAGCAGATACTTATTTTAAGGAAACACCAAAGAAGGAATTGACGGATTTAAGCAATGATGTAGTCAACTTGCCGTTGCGAGATTTAGGTATTACATCAGATGAATGGCGATTAGGTAGTTTCTTCACTAGAGGAGCAAATACGTATGTCGGTGATAAAGGTGGGAGTATCGGCTCTCCACAAGGTCTAATGAAATTTTTGGTTCAGTTAGAGCAAGGTAACGTAGTCGATGAAGCTTCTAGTTTAGAAATGAAACGATTAATGTATATGACGGATCGCAGAATTAGATATGCACAATCGCCAGCATTGAAAGAAGCTGCTGTGTACTTTAAATCGGGCTCCTTATACAAATGTGACCGAAGCAAAGACGAAGAATGTGGGAAATATATGGGGAACGTCACTAATTTTATGAACTCGGTCATCATAGTTGAACACCCAGATAATTGTAGGTATATGGTGGTGTTAATGACCAATGTTCTCCGTAAAAACTCCGCCAGCGACCACATGTATTTGGCAGGAAATATTGATAAGATTATACGAAAAGGATAA
- a CDS encoding Crp/Fnr family transcriptional regulator, whose amino-acid sequence MITNILDVLDLNGKLTDEQINFVQSKIEVLELEKNEYVLKIGQVCSFIGFVSKGLVMFYNIADNGEEKVCEFIKENDWVSQYQSMITETKSSIEIKTLEPTTLLKISFLNLKLILDEIPLVEKSFKQVIDKFLLKMLERSHSFQNLKAEERYAIFVKENSELIQRVPQYYIASFLGIAPQSLSRIRKNS is encoded by the coding sequence ATGATAACAAATATATTAGATGTATTAGATTTAAACGGCAAACTAACTGATGAGCAAATTAATTTTGTACAGTCTAAAATTGAAGTTTTAGAATTAGAAAAGAACGAATATGTATTGAAAATAGGTCAAGTTTGTTCCTTCATTGGTTTTGTGTCCAAAGGTTTAGTAATGTTCTATAATATTGCAGATAATGGTGAAGAAAAAGTTTGCGAGTTTATTAAAGAAAACGATTGGGTATCGCAATACCAAAGTATGATTACTGAGACCAAATCTAGTATTGAAATTAAAACGCTTGAACCAACCACATTACTTAAAATTTCGTTTTTAAACCTAAAACTTATTTTAGATGAAATTCCATTGGTAGAGAAATCATTTAAACAGGTAATTGATAAGTTTTTACTAAAAATGTTGGAGCGGTCGCATAGTTTTCAAAATCTTAAAGCTGAAGAACGCTATGCAATTTTTGTAAAAGAGAATTCAGAACTTATACAAAGAGTTCCTCAATACTATATAGCAAGTTTTTTAGGCATTGCCCCACAATCTTTAAGTAGAATTAGGAAAAATAGTTAG
- a CDS encoding NAD(P)H-dependent oxidoreductase has protein sequence MKIVILNGHPDNESFGFALAEAYKKGVITSGAEFKEIVIRDLDFNVNLQFGYRKRTELEADLLVAQEKIKWADHLVWIYPIWWGSFPAILKGFIDRVFLPGFAFKKVENSKIKWEKLLKGKTARIISTLDQPAWYYRLVNKEPSTNAMKKLVCDFCGISPVKVTTIGSLRLSEDRYRRKWLTKIEKLGQQNK, from the coding sequence ATGAAAATAGTGATACTAAATGGGCACCCAGATAATGAAAGCTTTGGTTTTGCTTTGGCAGAAGCATATAAAAAAGGAGTAATTACTTCTGGAGCAGAATTTAAAGAGATTGTAATACGAGATTTAGACTTTAATGTAAACTTGCAATTTGGATATCGAAAACGTACGGAGCTGGAGGCAGATTTGTTAGTAGCGCAAGAAAAAATAAAATGGGCAGACCATTTAGTTTGGATTTATCCGATTTGGTGGGGCTCATTTCCAGCTATTTTAAAAGGGTTTATAGACAGAGTTTTTTTACCGGGTTTTGCTTTTAAAAAAGTTGAAAACTCTAAAATAAAATGGGAAAAGTTATTAAAAGGGAAAACAGCAAGAATTATATCTACTTTAGATCAACCTGCTTGGTATTATAGGCTTGTAAATAAGGAGCCAAGTACAAATGCTATGAAGAAATTGGTGTGCGATTTTTGCGGAATATCCCCGGTAAAAGTGACAACCATTGGATCATTACGACTTTCTGAAGATAGATACAGGCGTAAATGGCTAACAAAAATTGAAAAACTTGGACAACAGAATAAATAA
- the blaOXA gene encoding class D beta-lactamase: MNKMLTVILLLLCFSCKEHNSKATQQVFERDCTVVKSEFQSIIDSSDVIGSILIFDLNKSVYYSNDFKWAKTGKLPASTFKIPNTIVGLETGVIRSDSTIFKWDGEEKWLKAWEQDLVLKDAFQFSCVPCYQEVAREIGVDRMNDYIKILKYGTLDIDSVNIDNFWLEGKSRITQFQQIDFLKRFYKNELPISRRTSEIVKSILLIKNTDHYRLSGKTGLSNVNEDYNGWFVGYLEQDNNTYFFATNLEPKGKINLDSFIKKRLDVTTLAFEILNIID, encoded by the coding sequence ATAAATAAAATGTTAACTGTAATATTATTACTATTATGTTTCTCTTGCAAAGAGCATAACTCAAAAGCTACCCAACAGGTATTTGAAAGAGATTGTACAGTAGTGAAATCAGAATTTCAATCCATTATAGATAGTTCAGATGTTATCGGGTCTATTTTAATTTTTGATTTAAATAAATCCGTGTATTATTCTAATGATTTTAAATGGGCAAAAACAGGAAAATTACCCGCATCAACCTTTAAAATACCGAATACTATAGTAGGTCTTGAAACTGGTGTAATTAGAAGTGACAGCACAATTTTTAAGTGGGATGGAGAAGAAAAATGGCTAAAAGCGTGGGAACAAGATTTAGTTTTGAAAGACGCGTTTCAGTTTTCTTGTGTTCCCTGTTACCAAGAAGTAGCTAGGGAAATTGGTGTTGATAGAATGAATGATTACATTAAAATTTTAAAGTATGGAACTTTGGATATTGATTCAGTTAATATTGATAATTTTTGGCTAGAAGGCAAATCTAGAATTACCCAGTTTCAGCAAATTGATTTTTTAAAGCGGTTTTATAAAAATGAACTTCCAATCTCTAGAAGAACATCTGAAATAGTAAAAAGTATACTGCTGATTAAAAATACTGACCATTATAGGTTAAGTGGAAAAACGGGTTTGTCTAATGTAAATGAGGATTATAATGGTTGGTTTGTAGGCTATTTAGAACAAGATAATAACACGTATTTTTTTGCCACAAATTTGGAGCCTAAAGGAAAAATTAATCTAGATTCGTTTATTAAAAAAAGGTTAGATGTAACAACTTTAGCTTTTGAAATACTTAATATAATTGACTGA
- a CDS encoding helix-turn-helix domain-containing protein — MKHRIFEPHKDLASFVKCYWTLEIPKAETPTKNTIVPDGCIKMIFHYGDNYKHHTLNGDSFILPKSFVIGQLTEPYVVEPMGETATFFVCFHPNGFLPFTTLSIKEFENCAVAFKDMFGEDGHLVSEQVLKANSTLERISFIESFLFKKIASKHSIDQIVKSTVETILTANGQFSVDVLSKKHQIHRRQLARKFSLSIGLSPKQLSKTIRLQAALKMLLIEDVTSLTGLAYENEYYDQAHFIKEFKEFTGLTPKEFYGDDLKMSLIFES, encoded by the coding sequence ATGAAGCATCGTATTTTTGAACCACATAAAGATTTAGCATCATTTGTTAAATGCTATTGGACTTTAGAAATTCCTAAGGCAGAGACTCCCACGAAAAATACAATTGTTCCCGATGGCTGTATAAAAATGATTTTTCATTATGGGGATAACTACAAGCACCATACGTTAAATGGAGATAGTTTTATTCTTCCTAAAAGTTTTGTTATAGGTCAACTTACGGAACCCTATGTGGTGGAGCCAATGGGCGAAACTGCAACCTTTTTCGTTTGTTTTCATCCTAATGGTTTTTTGCCTTTTACAACGTTGTCCATTAAAGAGTTTGAAAATTGTGCAGTTGCTTTTAAAGATATGTTTGGCGAAGATGGGCATTTGGTATCGGAGCAAGTTTTAAAGGCAAATTCAACTTTAGAAAGAATTAGTTTTATTGAATCTTTTTTATTTAAAAAAATAGCTAGTAAGCATAGTATTGACCAAATCGTTAAATCTACGGTGGAAACAATTTTAACCGCAAATGGTCAATTTTCGGTAGATGTTCTTTCAAAGAAACATCAAATTCATCGAAGACAATTGGCGCGTAAATTTTCACTGAGCATTGGTTTAAGTCCAAAGCAACTATCGAAAACCATTCGCTTGCAAGCAGCTTTGAAAATGTTGTTAATAGAAGATGTTACTAGTTTAACTGGTTTGGCTTATGAAAATGAGTATTATGACCAGGCTCATTTTATAAAAGAATTCAAAGAGTTTACAGGATTAACTCCAAAAGAATTTTATGGAGATGATTTAAAAATGTCTTTAATTTTTGAAAGTTAA
- a CDS encoding VOC family protein: MRNVNPVNWFDINVANLDRAKSFYETVFDIKLVDFPIEWGKQSGFPFDPKGLNVTGALVEKDNFTRSGNNTVVYFESKDCITELERVEQAGGEIIKSKMSIGEFGFVAIFMDTEGNSIGLHSIK; the protein is encoded by the coding sequence ATGAGAAATGTAAATCCTGTTAACTGGTTTGATATAAATGTAGCGAACCTAGATAGAGCAAAAAGTTTTTACGAAACAGTTTTTGATATTAAACTTGTAGATTTTCCTATTGAATGGGGAAAACAATCTGGCTTTCCTTTCGACCCCAAAGGTTTAAATGTTACAGGTGCATTGGTTGAGAAAGATAATTTTACTAGAAGTGGAAATAATACTGTGGTTTATTTTGAGTCCAAAGATTGTATTACTGAATTAGAAAGAGTCGAGCAAGCCGGAGGTGAAATCATCAAATCAAAAATGTCTATTGGAGAATTTGGTTTTGTAGCCATATTTATGGATACTGAAGGCAATAGTATTGGTTTACATTCTATAAAATAA
- a CDS encoding Gfo/Idh/MocA family protein, with product MNNLNNKTKMKSENSRRGFCKSTALVGAGLFLPGLEMSAMANVFNDKKLKIAVVGCGGRGTGAANQALKADENVELVAMADAFQDQLDNSLLNLQKEFEGTKKVNVKDAHKYVGFDAYKKAIDQADVVILATPPGFRPYHFEYAIYAGKHVFMEKPVATDAPGIRKVLEMAKIAKEKKLNVVVGLQRHYQNNYIAIADKIKQGDVGKIVSGQVYWNSGGVWVRPRQAGQSELEYQMRNWYYFNWLCGDHILEQHIHNIDVANWFIGEYPISAQGMGGRLVRTGKDHGEIFDHHFVEFTYPSGAVIASQCRHQPGTWSKVGENFQGTKGSIDMNDAGAASITGFDGEKLFDYRNRNDPNPYQVEHDRLFASIRNNEVISDTENGAMSTMTAIMGRMATYSGKVITWEDAMASEKLLMPSELTWDSTPPSIPDANGNYSIPTPGVTDVLN from the coding sequence ATGAACAATTTAAACAACAAAACCAAAATGAAATCGGAAAACTCGCGCCGCGGCTTTTGTAAAAGTACTGCCCTCGTGGGTGCTGGACTATTTTTACCAGGATTAGAAATGAGCGCAATGGCCAACGTTTTTAATGACAAAAAATTGAAAATCGCAGTTGTGGGTTGTGGTGGTCGTGGTACCGGTGCTGCCAATCAAGCGCTAAAAGCTGATGAAAATGTAGAATTGGTGGCCATGGCCGATGCCTTTCAAGACCAACTTGATAATAGTCTTCTCAATTTGCAAAAAGAATTTGAAGGGACTAAAAAAGTAAATGTTAAAGATGCCCATAAGTATGTAGGCTTTGATGCCTATAAAAAAGCAATAGATCAGGCCGATGTTGTTATTTTAGCTACTCCTCCAGGTTTTAGACCTTATCATTTTGAGTATGCAATTTATGCCGGAAAGCATGTATTTATGGAAAAACCAGTTGCTACAGATGCGCCTGGGATTCGTAAAGTATTAGAAATGGCAAAAATTGCCAAAGAGAAAAAACTAAATGTAGTTGTAGGACTGCAACGCCACTATCAAAATAATTACATAGCCATTGCAGATAAAATAAAGCAAGGTGATGTTGGTAAAATTGTATCAGGACAAGTGTATTGGAACAGCGGTGGAGTTTGGGTACGACCACGACAGGCAGGCCAGTCGGAATTGGAATACCAAATGCGCAATTGGTACTACTTTAATTGGTTGTGTGGAGATCACATTTTAGAACAACACATTCATAATATAGATGTTGCTAACTGGTTTATTGGGGAATACCCAATTTCTGCACAAGGAATGGGCGGCAGATTGGTACGTACTGGAAAAGACCATGGTGAAATTTTTGACCACCACTTTGTAGAATTCACCTACCCAAGTGGCGCGGTGATAGCAAGCCAATGTCGCCACCAACCAGGCACGTGGTCTAAAGTTGGTGAAAATTTTCAAGGAACAAAAGGCAGTATAGATATGAACGATGCTGGTGCTGCAAGTATTACTGGCTTTGACGGTGAAAAATTGTTCGATTACCGCAATAGAAATGACCCTAACCCATACCAAGTGGAGCACGATAGGTTATTTGCATCTATCCGTAATAATGAAGTTATAAGTGATACTGAAAACGGAGCAATGAGTACAATGACAGCAATTATGGGGCGTATGGCAACCTATTCTGGGAAAGTAATTACGTGGGAAGATGCAATGGCTTCAGAAAAATTATTAATGCCAAGTGAACTTACATGGGATTCTACTCCGCCTAGCATACCAGATGCTAACGGTAACTATTCTATTCCTACTCCTGGTGTTACTGATGTTTTGAATTAA